A single region of the Ahaetulla prasina isolate Xishuangbanna chromosome 13, ASM2864084v1, whole genome shotgun sequence genome encodes:
- the PPCDC gene encoding phosphopantothenoylcysteine decarboxylase isoform X1, with the protein MEATASPPSPICPVASEKNAHILVGVTGSVAALKLPLLVAELLKIPGLEVQVVTTENAKHFYKSKEIPVRTYSDSDEWQMWKKRSDPVLHIDLRRWADLMLLAPLDANTLAKIANGICDNLLTCVIRAWDVSKPLLFCPAMNTLMWEHPITARQLGQLKEFGYVEIPCIVKKLVCGDEGRGAMADISTIVEKTEAVLSERGLLKPK; encoded by the exons ATGGAGGCTACGGCATCTCCTCCGTCACCAATCTGCCCCGTGGCTTCGGAGAAGAATGCCCACATCCTGGTCGGGGTAACTGGGAGTGTGGCTGCGCTAAAGTTGCCTCTTTTGGTGGCAGAGCTTCTGAAGATACCTGGA ctAGAAGTTCAGGTGGTGACAACAGAAAATGCAAAACACTTCTATAAATCCAAAGAGATTCCTGTAAGAACCTACAGTGACTCTGATGAATGGCAG ATGTGGAAAAAGCGCTCCGACCCTGTGCTACATATTGACTTGAGGCGTTGGGCTGACCTCATGCTGTTGGCTCCTCTGGATGCAAACACCCTTGCCAAAATTGCAAATGGCATTTGTGACAACTTGCTG ACGTGTGTCATCCGCGCCTGGGACGTGAGCAAACCGCTGCTCTTCTGCCCTGCCATGAACACCCTTATGTGGGAGCACCCCATCACGGCTCGGCAGCTGGGGCAGCTGAAAGAATTCGGCTACGTCGAGATCCCTTGCATAGTGAAGAAACTGGTTTGCGGAGACGAAG GCCGAGGGGCCATGGCAGACATTTCGACCATTGTGGAAAAAACAGAGGCTGTGCTGTCAGAACGGGGCCTGCTGAAGCCAAAGTGA
- the PPCDC gene encoding phosphopantothenoylcysteine decarboxylase isoform X2, with product MEATASPPSPICPVASEKNAHILVGVTGSVAALKLPLLVAELLKIPGLEVQVVTTENAKHFYKSKEIPVRTYSDSDEWQMWKKRSDPVLHIDLRRWADLMLLAPLDANTLAKIANGICDNLLTCVIRAWDVSKPLLFCPAMNTLMWEHPITARQLGQLKEFGYVEIPCIVKKLVCGDEGWCASPSNPLRAR from the exons ATGGAGGCTACGGCATCTCCTCCGTCACCAATCTGCCCCGTGGCTTCGGAGAAGAATGCCCACATCCTGGTCGGGGTAACTGGGAGTGTGGCTGCGCTAAAGTTGCCTCTTTTGGTGGCAGAGCTTCTGAAGATACCTGGA ctAGAAGTTCAGGTGGTGACAACAGAAAATGCAAAACACTTCTATAAATCCAAAGAGATTCCTGTAAGAACCTACAGTGACTCTGATGAATGGCAG ATGTGGAAAAAGCGCTCCGACCCTGTGCTACATATTGACTTGAGGCGTTGGGCTGACCTCATGCTGTTGGCTCCTCTGGATGCAAACACCCTTGCCAAAATTGCAAATGGCATTTGTGACAACTTGCTG ACGTGTGTCATCCGCGCCTGGGACGTGAGCAAACCGCTGCTCTTCTGCCCTGCCATGAACACCCTTATGTGGGAGCACCCCATCACGGCTCGGCAGCTGGGGCAGCTGAAAGAATTCGGCTACGTCGAGATCCCTTGCATAGTGAAGAAACTGGTTTGCGGAGACGAAGGTTGGTGTGCCTCTCCTTCCAATCCCCTTCGTGCGAGGTGA
- the SCAMP5 gene encoding secretory carrier-associated membrane protein 5 — protein MGERVNNFPPLPRFIPLKPCFYQDFDEEIPPLHRTTVKRLYYLWMLNSITLAVNLIGCLAWLIGGGGAVNFGLAILWLILFTPCSYVCWFRPIYKAFKTDSSFSFMAFFFTFMAQLVISIIQAVGIPGWGVCGWIAAISFFGTNVGSAVVMLIPTVLFTAMSVFSFIALSMVHKFYRGSGGSFSKAQEEWTTGAWKNPHVQQAAQNVAVGAAHNATMQHETQYSATPNYNYPNDM, from the exons ATGGGAG AAAGAGTGAACAATTTCCCCCCTCTGCCCCGCTTCATCCCCCTGAAGCCATGTTTTTACCAGGATTTCGACGAGGAAATCCCACCCCTTCACCGAACCACAGTCAAGCGTCTTTACTACCTCTGGATGT TGAATAGCATTACCTTGGCGGTCAATCTGATCGGTTGCCTCGCATGGCTGATCGGAGGCGGTGGAGCCGTTAACTTTGGACTGGCAATCCTTTGGCTTATTCTCTTTACACCCTGTTCCTACGTCTGCTGGTTTAGACCTATTTACAAAGCTTTCAA gaCGGACAGCTCCTTCAGCTTCATGGCTTTCTTTTTCACCTTCATGgcgcagctggtgatcagcatcATTCAAGCCGTCGGCATccccggctggggagtttg TGGCTGGATTGCAGCGATCTCTTTCTTCGGGACCAACGTGGGCTCGGCTGTTGTCATGCTGATTCCCACGGTTCTCTTCACAGCCATGTCTGTGTTCTCCTTCATTGCTCTCAGTATG GTGCACAAATTTTACCGAGGGAGCGGCGGCAGTTTCAGCAAAGCTCAGGAGGAGTGGACCACCGGCGCCTGGAAAAACCCTCATGTCCAGCAGGCGGCACAAAACGTGGCCGTGGGGGCCGCTCACAACGCCACGATGCAGCACGAAACCCAGTATTCAGCCACCCCTAACTATAACTACCCCAACGACATGTGA